One window from the genome of Salvelinus fontinalis isolate EN_2023a chromosome 3, ASM2944872v1, whole genome shotgun sequence encodes:
- the LOC129851533 gene encoding cysteinyl leukotriene receptor 2-like: MEILGTSEAPWLETSHGLDSTLPPVTLPLCNHTAAALTSNQSCSGDDEVFKYRAYTVTYLLVFPTALLFNSGALFVFLRLRPKRSPSSILMTNLALSDACFSLTLPFRLAYYFRGAHWELPDWLCRLCVFCFYLNLYTSILFLTGLSVLRWLAVLKPLHHRALATPHRASLACLGIWLFVGGTSVPFLFSGTRVRAGLTRCFEPRNSASWKRIFILNYVGVTFGFLIPFVTILGCYGSIIRRLTATAISQNLQTGSLKRSQGRRRRQSLRLVAMVICTFLLCFLPYHVARSMHLHSVVGGWGCVVTATQQRVLVVTLCLAAANSVLNPLLYYCAGESFRTAIRNALSRQRSLSSLTQGSLLYSHRKRSIPTRTSKPTMLDTPLAQPLTLPESIPDTLSPVNDSP, encoded by the exons CTCCGTGGCTTGAAACTTCCCACGGGCTTGACTCCACCCTTCCACCAGTGACCCTTCCCCTTTGCAACCACACGGCGGCGGCATTGACTAGCAACCAGTCCTGTAGCGGTGATGATGAGGTCTTTAAGTACAGAGCCTACACCGTCACCTATCTACTTGTGTTCCCTACAGCTTTGCTTTTCAACAGCGGAGCGCTGTTCGTGTTCCTGCGACTGAGGCCCAAACGCTCTCCCTCTTCCATTCTCATGACCAACCTTGCCCTATCAGACGCATGCTTCTCCCTTACCCTGCCGTTTCGATTGGCCTACTACTTCAGGGGCGCTCACTGGGAACTCCCTGATTGGCTGTGTCGACTCTGTGTGTTCTGCTTCTACCTCAACCTCTACACCAG CATTCTCTTCCTGACTGGACTGAGCGTGCTCCGTTGGCTGGCCGTGCTGAAGCCTCTTCATCATCGAGCCTTGGCCACGCCCCACCGAGCTTCATTGGCCTGTTTGGGCATCTGGCTGTTTGTGGGTGGAACTTCGGTACCCTTCCTATTTTCGGGGACCAGGGTGAGGGCGGGACTAACACGCTGCTTCGAGCCCCGTAACTCAGCCTCCTGGAAGAGGATCTTCATTCTCAACTACGTGGGCGTGACATTCGGCTTCCTGATCCCATTCGTCACCATCCTTGGTTGCTACGGCAGCATCATCCGCCGACTGACAGCTACAGCCATAAGCCAGAACCTACAGACAGGGAGCCTGAAACGTAGCCAGGGGAGACGTCGTCGCCAGTCTCTGCGTCTAGTCGCCATGGTGATCTGCACATTTCTGCTGTGCTTCCTGCCCTATCACGTGGCTCGCTCGATGCACCTGCACTCTGTGGTGGGCGGGTGGGGCTGCGTTGTTACTGCAACACAGCAGCGGGTGTTGGTGGTGACGCTGTGTCTGGCGGCGGCCAACAGCGTGCTGAACCCTCTGTTGTATTACTGTGCCGGGGAGTCCTTCAGAACGGCCATACGCAACGCCTTGTCACGACaacggtccctctcctccctcactcagGGCAGCTTGCTGTACTCTCACAGGAAGAGGAGTATTCCAACAAGGACTTCAAAACCCACAATGCTAGACACACCCCTCGCTCAACCCCTAACCCTTCCTGAGTCCATACCAGACACACTCAGCCCTGTGAACGACAGTCCATAA